GCACCTaaaggctccgtcctctcaccatTTGGCATGCCCTTGTATCTGTGATTGACACTCTTACTCTGTCCATAAAGTCCTGCACCTGCGCCGTCCAGTTTAGAATTCAGTGCAGGGCGCAGTGAGGAGGCCAGCAGTAGGAGagagtccttcactcactgcaccgaATACTAAACGTGACGGCGTGGGATTTTAAACACACAGTGGAGAAAGAGGATGTCAATCACCGATACAAGGGCATGCCAAatggtgagaggacggagccttaGGTGCTagcccctagaggctcattagcatattacaaAGTCATAATTTAGTGCTAATGGTCACAGGCATGGAGATACAAGTCAgattatgttctgctgacattagcacatcgctaatgtcagccagctacataaagGTTTTTGATGACCGAAAACCTTTAAGGGCATCTTGTAGAAAGTCTGTTCCTCCTAGAGCAGAGACCTCAGCATCTGTCCCTGAGGCAGTGAGGTGCCTTTTGTGATGACGAAAACCCTTTAAGGGCATCTTGTAGAAAGTCTTCCTCCTAGAGCAGAGACCTCAGCATCTGTCCTGAGCAGTGGAGGTGCCTTTTAGCTCATTTCCGTCCCGAGAAGGTCAAATGGAACAACCGGCAGTAGTGCAGTCATTTGGGAGGAACCGATAACCTGTAATGAGCAAGTCTATGGGTACAGCCGTGAAGTGAAAACAAGTCATTTGGGGCTCACTTAAGGAGGTCTGGAGGCTCGCCACAACTATTCAGTTATATTAAGGACACCACAACATAAAACATACCTGGTTTCTTTAATCAatcattcaataaaaaaaattgacagtcACATAATAAAAAGTCATAGGTTTATACCTAAGACCCCATCCCTCCCAGGCCAGAGGGCATGCAATTCATTGGCCCCTTCAGCTGTTTAGGGACCCAAGCTCATCTTGAGGTATCTTGGATTtcattaaaccccccccccccccccaacccatcATACCGCCTGCAGTTTAGAACATTAGTTATCACTAGTGCAATAAGTATGGCACTCATTTTACAGCGGCAGATTAGTATATAAACCCGTACTGTCAATATGGGAACTGAATATTATTTAGCCCTCCATCCACAGTCGGGTTAATGCCCCTTTACCCTTCCAAACTGGAAGGAACTTCAGATAAAAACCATCAAGTAGTGTAgacaaaaataaaactatttcttAAAAACGGACTCCGGAAGAATTAGGACATATGGATGGAATATTAGCTGCGGATCCGGCCCCCAGGTTAATTTTTCCAGTAGTCTTTTGTTTCACTGCCAGTCTCGTTCAGTATGGTTGTCCTCACAAGGGCTTCAGTAACAGCGTATGGGTCACAGTTGGCAGCCGGCCGACGATCTTCAAAGTAACCGAGTCCTTCCTGTCCAACCTGGCGGGGAATTCTAATACTGGCGCCACGGTTTGccacaccagctgagaactcgTGGATGCTGGAGGTTTCATGCTGACCGGTCAGACGTCGAGAGTTATCCTTCCCTCCACGTGGGTCGTAGACGCAGATGTGGTAATTATGGCGCTTACCCAGTTTCTCAATGGAATCTTCTATGTGTCTAAAGACAAAGAATGGACATGGTCAGATTATATGGCAAGGGAGTCTGATCCATTAGATGTCATACACTAGATCAAAAGGTGCCATTAAAACATGCCACATGTGAAATCTGAAGCTTTAGAAGCAACTGGTAGTGATGCCACATGGAGTGTTTAACCTCCTAGGTTATTGGAAGACTATTGGCCACAGTCAGTAGGAAATAAAGACCATCTAGGATATTTTAGAAGACTCACTTTAGGCCACCCTCCTTCCTCATCTCTGCGGTGCTGTAGTTTGTATGACATCCAGCTCCGTTCCAGTTTCCAGTCATGGGTTTGGGGTCAAGGGTTGCCACCACACCAAAATCTTCACATACTGTATCGAGAATGAATCGAGCCACCCACAGATGGTCACCCATGTCTATGCCTTCACAAGGGCCAACCTGAAACTCCCACTGTAAGAAAGGAGAAAAGGTCAATGCCAACTTCTGCAGTAGGATTCAATTCTTCAGAAACTCCAACTAGAAGATGTTTGAGACCCAGTCTTGTTGTCAACTAGACTGTCTAGAGAGGGGAAAGACTGATGTTGCAGAACTTTGATAACTTTGTGGAAAATCCACATTCTACCAAGTTCCAAAGATCATTGGCTTGACATCACATACCTGGGATGGCATAACTTCTGCATTTGTTCCACAGATTTTGACTCCAGCATACAGACAGGCCTTGTAATGACTCTTCACAATATCACGGCCATATACCTTGTCAGCTCCAACACCACAGTAGTAAGGTCCTGAGGGAAAGTAACAGAGGACATTAAGACCAAATTTGATTCTGGTTCCTAGCCTTTAGAAGCCTCTGAGATGAGTAGCTGCCTCATTCTGATTAATGCTTATTTTACACATCGAACTTTAAATAAATAGAGGCCTAATTGCAACATCTACAACTCCCTTTACTACTCAGATGACCAGATGTGTAGCCTGCAGCTAATGAGAGCCACAATGGTCCAATGGCAGAAGGCCTGGTGACCAGATGGTTTTGTATTAAGAACCCAGCATGGCTCACTGTCACACCTTACCTTGTGGTCCAGGGAAGCCATTATCAGGCCATCCATATGGGTGTCCGTTGATTCCAAGTAAGGTGTATTCTTGCTCCATGCCAAACCACGGGATGTGGTCAGATACCATGTCCATAATCTTCTTACATGTGTGACGCAGGTTGTTTTCTGCAGAATATGAGAAGTTGTTGACACAAGAGGAACCACTGCCGGAGCAAAGCTCCCTACTGTGTACACTGGAAATAAGGCACGGCAGGTATCAGTCTACAGACTCTACCCGGACATAGCCAACACACCATTCCAGAGATTACAGGGAGGAGTAATTTAAAGAGACAGACTTGTCAAAACACCTTACCTGCTGGTTTCCGGTTGTATTTTAGGACTTCACACATGACCAGCTTGTTGGGGTCAAGGCAGAATGGGTCTCTGAACATCTTCACGGGGATGAGGTACATGTCACTGTTGGAACCTTCAGCTTGGTAAGTACTTGACCCATCAAAATTCCATTCTGGGATCTCTGAAATGGAAGAGCATCTTAAAGCAAAATGGTAGACTTCCACATCTCTGTTAACCTTCAAGGGATCTCTTACTAGCACTTATTCCCCTCCCCAATCTACAGGATAAAGGAATAAGCGTCTGATTGCTGGAGTCTAACCTCTCGAACCTCCCCAAAAATTAAGAGTCTTTTTGAATGGAGGTGGTGGTGCACCCAGGCACTCTACAATACTTTGTTTTTCctccagcaccaccacagggaaaaaataaatactcccTGCCAGGTTTCCATACAGATTGCAACTTATCACTGATGGTCCCagccaggcatgggattcagccagttccctcaggtCCTCCAGATCCAGTTAAAATTAAAGTAGCAGCATGTTATGGCATTCACAGCAGGACTGAGGGGAGAGAGGGTTTTTGTATCTTACCTTCAACAGATTTGGGTTCGAAGTCCAGGGTCTTTGTCTTGCAGCGGACACCTTCTCCAGTTCCATCAATCCAGATGTACGTAACCTGGACCATATCCCCCTGGGGCAGCCTCATGTAGTGCTCTAGCACCCCCTTGTTGAGTCTGGAACTGTGTGACACAGACATGGTGGGAGCTGATCTGCAACAGGAAAGAAACCGTTAGAGAAAGGGGGAAATTGcagtgatatgccaccattgtcccaggtgggaatacccctttaaccaattTACACCTTGCAATGTGGTGTGATGGAAACAGCATACAACGACCGGCTCAACCGGATTACAATAGGAAGTCCGACCAGACGATCCACACGGCAGAGCTGTGTACGTGGAGCCAGAACAGTCAGGATTGGATTCAGACTAGAGAAGCcggatctgtcctttatacttcatGAGGATTCATATACTGCATGTGGGAATATACCCCAACGCAGTACCCCCTTCTGAATCCCTTTCAAAATGAGGAGGGGGCCCCACATCACAGCCAACGAGCAAACCACCAGAGGGAGACAAAACCTCAGCCATGTGTGATGTTTATGATGTCTAggcaccaaccccctccccccctattCAGTACATGCCCCCTACCCCCAAAAAGGTTAGAATTTCTAAACCAGGTCATTGATGAAGCAGAATCTGGGGTAAACACCAGCTGGATGTGTCCATGGGAGCGGATAGCCGCCCATCATCTGTCGCTAGGGATCGCAGGGGCCAGCCATCCTATGTACTAAGCCCTCATCTCCTGCAGGAGACAACCTCTAACCCCTCCCCAGATAGAACAACAGGAAAACTGGTTCTACCAGTTTGAGCCGGATCTCTCCCCCCCATAggtaagggaggagggggggattaCCCAGCGCTGCCCCACCAAGTGTCCAGCACAGACTTGTCTAGCAAAACAAGGGAGAATAAAGGGATTGCAGGAAACCCCCATCCCCCAGATACATTGTATTATCACTACAAAGTAAAGCAAACCACCACATGCAGGGATACAGAGACCGCTCTACATGTAGCAGAGCCCAGCCAGTTATTATATAATGTTATGGAAAACTGGCAGAGAAAGATCACCATGAAGGGTACACTGTaaccagctctgctgcatctgtgcaTGTAGAGCAATATCTAACCACCAAAAGTGGTTGATGTAGAAACAGATGACGAAATTTTAACACATGCGGCGAAACGGATCTCATTGCTTCAGCTTATTACTGCTGGGCTATTTGATAACGGAAAGAGcatttcagctctgctacatctaaagaGCTAGGGTTAGTGAGGACAAGAATATACATCTACATATATCAGGCGGCAAGTCCCCCATGGTATATACAAGTGTCCGCAGATATCTCCTTTACAGATCAATGCATCTCCACCCTTTAGAGCCACGTTTCTATATGGTCTCCCCTACAAATCCTCATTCCTCTAGGCTCTGCCATTCTCTCCTTGATAAGTCAGATTTCTATAGGGTCTCCATAGGCCTCCCCCTATAGATATACatttccactcccccccccccccagctataaGCTCCCCCTATAGAGCCACATGTCTATAGGTTCCCCCTGTTGCAGCTCAGCACAGGTCAGGGTTTGCATCCTAATGAGGAGCACAGAAGGGCTTTTCCATGGGGCACCCactaatgaccccccagtgtcaGCCAGAACTTTCTCCGCTGCTTTACATTGGTCCAGTGCTCTTCTAATCCAGCGGTCATGTGAAGGGTTAATGCCCAGCCTACGTGGCAGTCAGTACCAGCCCCCAGAGCCGCCCTTAccttagtagcagcagcagcacagggcccCTCGGTCCTCAGGAATCAGATGTCAGGATCCCACAGAGACTGAGAGCGGAGCCTGAGGCGGCAGCGGCATTTATAGACGCCGGGCCACGCCCATCTGGTGGGCGGGGCTGGAACTAGGTGCAGGGCACGCCCCTCCCTCTCCCCCAAGGTGTGTACAGGGCTGTGTTCTTGTATGCAGGACCTTTGCTGGCTGATGTGGCACAGTACTGCCCCCACCGGTGTGTTATTAAAGGGGAGCTCTGCTGACAACTACAATTGTCACTGTATACCCGACCTGTACACAAAGGAGCTATAAACGTAGATAATCAGTATCAgattgacacccgggacccccgccaatcagcggtTTGAGAAGGCGCCGCAGCTCTAGGCCAGTGACCTCACATTCATTGGTCGTCTGGCctcggcgcagctcagccccatagaaatcaatggagcttagcgcgataccaagcataaCCACTAGACAATGGGTGGCGCTGTGTTttatgagctgagagaaggccacagcgctccggtgtcttctcaaaccgggtgtcggacccccacccatcagacactgatgaccgatcctgaggatagatcatcagtataaaacactttaaaaaataaactttaaCATTAGCCAAGAGATAAGCGGCGATAGAGACGTCTGGCCGCCGCTTATACCCCTGTCCCTATTGAAATGAAGGTGCTCCATCCAATACCAGGCAGTGATGGTCAGAGGGAGTGGGGGGCAGGGACATCGGCTCCGGCAAAtttactgggggtcatttatcaagggatttgcgacttttttggcGGTTTACACCGCGTTCAACCATTGGGGGGGGCGACCCTGGCAAACTTACTAACATTTACGTCTGGAAGCGGGTGTAAATGTTGGCAAAAAACTGCCAGACTGCCATAGATTCGCTGACGAGGCGCAGACCTCGCCATAAATTAGCCGAACCttacagcagtgtgtgtgtggggggggggggggggggtatataaaGTCGGTCTTAGTTAATGACCCCCACTATCAGGGGTTGGAGTAGTTTTTACTCGTCATAAGCAGaggagacctgtgatgccatggaatgaatgtaagtgccagagaagtgctgggagatgtggttctccccgttatacctcctccctgcttagtgggagggaaatatgttatttacatgggactgtatgttagaggggctgaagggaggagagggtgttatttacatgggactgtatgttagaggggctgaagggaggagagggctttatttacataggactgcatgttagagtggctgaagggaggggagggtgttatttacatgggactgtatgttaaaagggctgaagggaggggagggtgttatttacttgggactgtatgttagaggggctgaagggaggggagggtgttatttacttgggactgtatgttagaggggatAAAGGGAGGGgagggtgttatttacatgggactgtatgttagagggtcTGAAGGGAGGGGAaggttttatttacatgggactgt
The Bufo gargarizans isolate SCDJY-AF-19 chromosome 2, ASM1485885v1, whole genome shotgun sequence genome window above contains:
- the LOC122929651 gene encoding glutamine synthetase produces the protein MSVSHSSRLNKGVLEHYMRLPQGDMVQVTYIWIDGTGEGVRCKTKTLDFEPKSVEEIPEWNFDGSSTYQAEGSNSDMYLIPVKMFRDPFCLDPNKLVMCEVLKYNRKPAENNLRHTCKKIMDMVSDHIPWFGMEQEYTLLGINGHPYGWPDNGFPGPQGPYYCGVGADKVYGRDIVKSHYKACLYAGVKICGTNAEVMPSQWEFQVGPCEGIDMGDHLWVARFILDTVCEDFGVVATLDPKPMTGNWNGAGCHTNYSTAEMRKEGGLKHIEDSIEKLGKRHNYHICVYDPRGGKDNSRRLTGQHETSSIHEFSAGVANRGASIRIPRQVGQEGLGYFEDRRPAANCDPYAVTEALVRTTILNETGSETKDYWKN